DNA from Ictalurus punctatus breed USDA103 chromosome 7, Coco_2.0, whole genome shotgun sequence:
TGCTCAACAGCTGGATGGCACTTTCACACTACTGTAGCTCACGACACTCAAAAATGCTTTCTTTGGATGGATAAGTGGTTTTACTTGAAACCTTATCTGAAGTAGAAACCACTGCAATACACAGAACCTAGCAATAACAGCACAGAACAGGTGTGTAATGGGACTGCAGCGATTGAAATGGTTTTTGAATGGTTCTCAATAATCATCTCTTGGCAGTATAAGCTGTAATGTAATATTGCTTAAATTACAATTAGATGAGTAATTCAGATGAATATATCTTCTTTCAACCAGTTCAGCCTAGTTTTCACATAAGAACCCTGATTAACATATAACACTGCATAACATACGTTagtctcagaacacacaatgtcAGCAATCACATTTGCAGCACAAATTGCTTAGGCCTATATGTGGGCTGAAACCATGAGCATGACTCATCCTGACTCATTTCTCATACCCCTCCCCTTGCTTCTTCCCCAACATTCCTGGACAAAACTGAAGAACACTGCCCTTAATTAAAATGGAGAGGACAACCTGTGAGCTGAGTGATTCAAGTGGCCCTGATTAAGATTTTCAAAAGCACGAGATTGCAATGTGGTCTATATTTATTAGAATTAAGTGGGCTATTGCTAATAAAGAACCccactaaacaaacaaacaaacaacatttcTCTGAATCCAGgtatttaaagtaaattaaagacTTAAcagacattaataaataaacccaaTTTCCATTTTAAAGCTGTATAAAACCTAGAACAGAGACCTTTCACAAAATATTTGCGGCACTTGAAGCAGATCTGCTTAATTAATAGAAATTAGGGAACACTTCAAAACACGCAAGCTAACAGAGGGTATAGGCTGTGActctattttacatttatgtcaATGCTTTTATGTCatgaatggtaaatggtctgcacttacatagcgcttttttaaccatAGAgcttccaaagcgctttacactgtgtctcattcacccattcatacacacactcacacaccaatggtagcagagctgccatgcaaggcccTAACTTGcaaggagcaacttggggttcagcgtctcgcccaaggacacatgtggagtcatgtgggccgggaatcgaactgttaaccctacgattagtgaacaacccgctctaccacctgagccccaGCCGCCCCAACTGAACCTTTTATGTGTCGCAAAATGATAATGTAGGCTGAAATGAAATGGCGGACAGAGCTCCAGTTGTTCAGAGGAAAATATATCCTTTACTAATCCACAGGTTCCCAAGCCTAATCCTGTACCCCCTGTCCTACACACTTTAGTGTTTTCCTTGTTCTGACACATCCACTTCAACTCAGAAAGGGGCTGTTAATTAGCTGTTAATCAGGGGTTTTGGCAGCAGCAAAAAATGctcaaatgtgcaggacagcGGGTTCTCCATGACCAGGTTTGGAAACTGTGCTCTCATGCATTCATTGGCAATATAATTACAGCGAGCCGACCTGCGACCGCACGATGGCGCTCTTGAATCGTTTAAACCAGTCACAccatctacagtatatatatatatatatatatatatatatatatatatatatatatatatatatgctctaTATACGCACACACTAATACATGCACACTGATGATGCAGCACGCTACAATTCACGCTCCAGCGAAACCACGCACGGCAGGCGGAATGAATGGCTTTTAACGTCACACTACGTCACGTTTAACGAGACGTCGACGTGaattattggattattgttCTCGGAACGCATGATCCGTTTGTCAGGGCAGTAAAGCGGATTGGGTTACAGGAATTATTGAGAATATACCATATACACTTGACATGCTAAATTCGGAGTGCTGTATGCAACAATATGGATTGAAGCATTTAATTGGTGTTAAAACAGCACTGTGGGGCTATACACTTTGCAATTGTCCTGTTTACACTTAcgttaaaacaaaattatttctTTCCCTTACTAATGACATTATTTCTGTGAACATATAGCCAGGTTTTGTCCTAAGAATCATTGATAAGCGTTCATGAGAAACTATGCGGGTATGGGGCAATTTATTCCACATTTAAGGGATCTTTTCACTTAGACAAACCCTTGGGGTTCTGTGTAAAATCCAGACAACAGACTGATTCCCTATAAGTAAAggtaagaacccttaattatccaatgaaccatTAAATAACCACTGCAGGACATTTTAAGAGGCTGAATAATGAGCTTTGGTGTTGCGTCGATCCGTCAGCACCACAAGTGTGGACAGCTCCCCGCtgtctttaattattattatttttttatgctgTCAGTTCTACGTTTTATTATAATctacaattaataataataataataataataataataataataataataataataataataataataaactaaataaataaataaaaatatatctgtaGGCTAGAGAAAGACGGATGCGCGTGCAATCTTGTAACATCCGGGAATAGTCTCATCTCAGCTTCCTGTAGAATTgcggggagaaaaaaaaaagtgcaatttgtttcatcctttttttttaaaaatgaagtttTAAAGCGAAAAGTTCCGTTTGAGGCGTGTCAGAGTAACTTATCCGTCGATGAGGAAGAAATTACACAGTAATATTCCGGGAGGAAGGGGCTGATGACGTCTGAGGCATACTTAATGGGACTTATTGAAAAAAGGGCAAGAGTCTCCATTCATGGATAAAAATCGGAGGGAACTGGAGGGGGGGTGAAAGTTGAGCAAAAAAAGGACATGTGGACGAACGAATAGGCCGTGCACGACCAATCTCACCGAGTATTTTTTTTGTCCGCAAAAAGGctattctttgttttgttgtttgtttgtttttagcagCTACTTATTGTATAAAAGTCAAAGGCGGTTGATCAGGACGAGCCCATCAGGAAACGGCGTTTCAGAGAAGAGGTGCCGTGAGAAAGATTACctcgtctctctttctctctccccctctctctctctctccctctctctctctctctctctctcacacacacacacacacacgctcagcAGCCGCACCCGAAGCGCGTCCCGCAGCCTCGCTCTCTGTTCAACCTGCCGTAGGTACGTGACCGTTTTTGCCTGTTTAGtttcaaaatcacaaaatcGTGCATTGAAGGAACTCAAACTCCAGgatgcttcatgttttttttttctttttttttcctgttttgttttgtttttaaattattacaaCTACCAGTTTTGTCGGCTTACGGAGAAAGGACTGTGTTTGCGTCAAGCGAAGGCTCTCCTTAAACTTTTGAAACCCGaccggatttttttttttttttagagaattAAAGAAACGCCGTGTGGAATCTGTAGCACGTGACAGGACAGAAGTTTATTGCGTTATTAGAAAAAGCTTGGAAATtgggcaaaaaacaaaacaaaaacaacatcaacaactaAATGAGCACGTTTTAGGCGTGTTACAGTGTTGAGTTGAAGCGTGTAAGTGATTTAACTTTTTTCCCTTTACAGCATGGCCAAATCTAGTAGAGCTACTTTGGCTCTGCTCATCTACGGGATCTTAATGCGCTACAGCGCCCAATGCACACCCATCGGAATGGGCTTCCCCAACATGAGGTACGTACACACCGCCCAAATCCTGCCTTTTCTCCTTTCATTGTTTAATCTTAAATCTTGGCAGTTGGTTATAAGACGAACGTGTGCAGTCTGAATTTCATATGTCGgagatttatgtatttatttgtttatttatttatttatttttggattagGCTGTAGATCTTATTTGGCAGAAGAATGAACGGTTTTATGTTGGAGCATTTAAAGTGAACCATTCTCAGAAACGTGGAGCATTTTGCAATAATATTACCCGAGAACCATTTCTGTATGGATTTGCCTCATTGTGGGCAACGGACCGACTGCCATTTGAATCCAAGTTGCTTCTACAGGAAACAAAGACATTTCTCGGGGAGTGATTACTCTAGGGGTTTTAGGCGGTGTATTTCTATGCATGGGACGTGCCTATATGAAAATGAGAATGAGTCTGTAATGACGGCCGAGTGGCGTCACACTGCAAGCACGAGCAGTAAACGAATAGGAAGCTGCTGTGACTGTAAGCCTCGGGAATATCAGTGTGAACTCGTTCATGTGCACCAGTCTGACTTTCCTACTGGCGCAATGCTCACGCTCCCAGCAGCAAGAGTCACATTAGCGCACTGTGTTTAAATGCCTGTAACGAACGAAATGCACCTTAATCATCTTAATAATCATCATTAAAATGAAGTCGCATTTTGCTATTTATAGCCTATCTTTGCTATTTATAAGCGTTAAAACGAAGTAGCATTTTGATAGGTAtatagcctgtgtgtgtgtgtgtgtgtgtgtgtgtgtgtgtgtgtgtataggtgtataGCCTATATCAGAGTGCGACTTCGTTTTAACGCTCATAGCGAAATGAAATGTCATATGTAACGAAAGTGTgacaaaatgctttaaaaagcaaaaaaacaaacaaacaaaaaaacaacaatttaatTCTAACAAAGACATTGATTGTGTACATGTAGGCACGGTTTTATTAAGGATAGAGCCCATTTGTATTCAATTGcgtattttctatttttaaatgttgttcTTATTATTTCGTTTTAAATATGGGCGCGAAtccaatctaatctaattttGCAAGCAAATcgaattatatacatatattatagaggtatatatatatatatatatgatgtatatatatatatatatgaatatgtatgtatatatatatgaatgatgaatgataaAATTCTCATCTGGTGCAGTTAAAaaattcttcttttctcctggATCCGGATTTCAGGCTAGAAAACGACGTGTTTGGGGACGAGGGAAACTCGTTAAGTGAGCTCTCCTATGAGCCGGACACGATGAGCGCGCGCAGTGCTCCAGCCCTCCCGGAGGACGCTTACACACTGTATTATCCTCCCGAGAGAAGGTGAGCAATACACACCCcccaaaaccacacacacacaaaatattatacatgcatatatgTGATCGCATTCATActgttatttcttttcttttcttttttcttttccttacttttttttttgtttttgttttttgtgattaAGGTGATCATGCATGTAGATGCACAATTGcaacagtcagacagacagacagatagacagacaagacagacagacaggtacagGATCAGGAGACAGATCGATTGATTAAAGGAAGAGGACAGTAGTGTTTGGTTCTTCATCGTTTGATTGGCGTGAAACAAAATCGGAAATGCTAAACGGAACACTGTCGTGTGGTGTTTCTTGTTTGTGCTtacccttgtgtgtgtgtttggcgtTTTATCTCAGAGCCGAAACGCATGCAGACGGATTGTTAGATAGAGCCTTGAGGGACATCCTGGTTCAGTTATCAGCCCGAAAATATCTGCATTCTCTGACGGCAGTTCGTGTAGGGTAAGGGCATTTCATTTTAAGCGTTTACCTGCCGTCGacttggtttcttttttttaattattttatttaatttttttttttttttatttacactcttccctctgttcatctctctctctctctctctctctctctctctctctctctctctctcatggcgGTGACTTTTCCGTTCCTGTCTTCGActcttcccttttttctttctttcttttttctttttttttattccctctGTTCTTCCCCCCGGTATATTTGTTGTCTCTTTGTACTTGAACTAGCTTCGGGTGTGACACTTGGGTTGGGTTAAATTGTGAGTAGACAAAATGAACAAcaacaggaaaataaataaataaataaataaataaataaataaataaataaatcataaaaaataaaaataataataaaagttaaacATTCTATCGACGGTCTGAACTGTTGATTCCCGAGCGCCTTTTATTGAATCTGTATTCCAGCCAATATAACGGCGCATTAACACATCAACATTTCACTTACagcctgaaaaaaacaaaaacaaaacaaaaaaacaaaactatcaCTTATAAAGCTTTTCTTGATCCTGAGTTCTGCTTCCGGTGATATCTtatatgtggaaaaaaaaatgtgaatatatatcGAATTTCctgaatgtttgttttgttttattatgatgatttgttttgtttgtttgtttgtttgtttgtttgtttattccaCACCTACATTGAAACCTGTTAGCATGCTAGCATTTTCTTTAGCTCTAGGCTAACGCGCGCACTTGTGTTCGCAGTGAGGAAGAAGAGGACGAGGAAGACTCGGAGCCACTGTCGAAGCGCCACTCGGACGGCATTTTCACGGACAGCTACAGCCGCTACCGGAAACAAATGGCCGTAAAAAAATACCTTGCAGCAGTGCTGGGAAGAAGGTACAGACAGAGGTTTAGAAACAAAGGACGCCGCTTTGCTTATTTgtagcgcgcgcgcgcgagagagagagagaatagagcaACTGCCCTCCCTTGTGTCCATTCAATCATACAGTCAAAAAGTCATTCTAACTTAAAACTGAGCAGTCGGTGGATCTCGCCTGTGTTCttttaaacatgtattttaTGTACGAAGTCAAgccattaaaaatattttagtaagaacatgttttttttgttcctttttttgtaCAAAAGCACTTGAGACCGCACAGTTCTACTTTGTGGACCAATCGTTCAGTTGATTGAATGTATATAGCTTTATATGTTGAAAacgaaactaaaaaaaaaaaaaaaaaaacaacactaggaaaaaaaatatgatatatatatatat
Protein-coding regions in this window:
- the adcyap1b gene encoding adenylate cyclase activating polypeptide 1b isoform X2 — translated: MAKSSRATLALLIYGILMRYSAQCTPIGMGFPNMRLENDVFGDEGNSLSELSYEPDTMSARSAPALPEDAYTLYYPPERSEEEEDEEDSEPLSKRHSDGIFTDSYSRYRKQMAVKKYLAAVLGRRYRQRFRNKGRRFAYL
- the adcyap1b gene encoding adenylate cyclase activating polypeptide 1b isoform X1; this translates as MAKSSRATLALLIYGILMRYSAQCTPIGMGFPNMRLENDVFGDEGNSLSELSYEPDTMSARSAPALPEDAYTLYYPPERRAETHADGLLDRALRDILVQLSARKYLHSLTAVRVGEEEEDEEDSEPLSKRHSDGIFTDSYSRYRKQMAVKKYLAAVLGRRYRQRFRNKGRRFAYL